In Micromonospora sp. LH3U1, one genomic interval encodes:
- a CDS encoding EamA family transporter, translating into MPVTETLLPASSPPDTPPARRGGVAAVGLVLGGALSVQFGSAVAALLFPRTGVAGAVTLRLTIAAVLLLVVCRPRLRGHDRSAWLAAGAFGLALAGMNSLFYQAIERIPLGPAVTLEVLGPLALSVFSARRLASWGWAGLALAGVALLGQGGFDRLNPAGVAFAFGAGAMWAAYIVLSARVGGRFPGADGLALALALAALVTLPLGIIDGGSVLLDPSVLALGTGLAVLASVLPYTLELLALRRMPTATFAVLMSLGPAIATLAGWLVLRQALTLLECAAIVLVIAASIGAVRVNATTARRPARR; encoded by the coding sequence ATGCCCGTGACGGAGACCCTGCTGCCCGCGTCGAGCCCGCCCGACACACCACCGGCCCGGCGCGGTGGCGTCGCCGCCGTGGGGCTGGTGCTCGGCGGTGCGCTGTCGGTGCAGTTCGGGTCGGCCGTGGCCGCGCTGCTCTTCCCGCGCACCGGGGTGGCCGGCGCGGTGACCCTGCGGTTGACGATCGCGGCGGTGCTGCTGCTCGTCGTCTGCCGGCCCCGACTGCGCGGGCACGACCGGTCGGCCTGGCTCGCGGCGGGCGCGTTCGGGCTGGCGCTGGCCGGCATGAACTCGCTGTTCTACCAGGCCATCGAACGCATCCCGCTGGGCCCGGCGGTGACTCTGGAGGTGCTCGGGCCCTTGGCGCTGTCGGTGTTCAGCGCCCGGCGACTGGCCAGCTGGGGCTGGGCGGGGCTGGCGTTGGCCGGGGTGGCGCTGCTCGGCCAGGGCGGCTTCGACCGGCTGAACCCGGCCGGGGTGGCCTTCGCGTTCGGCGCCGGGGCCATGTGGGCCGCGTACATCGTGCTGAGCGCCCGGGTGGGCGGCCGGTTCCCGGGCGCTGACGGGCTCGCCCTCGCGCTGGCGCTCGCCGCGCTGGTCACCCTGCCGCTCGGCATCATCGACGGCGGATCCGTGCTGCTCGACCCGTCGGTGCTGGCGCTCGGCACCGGCCTCGCGGTGCTCGCCTCCGTGCTGCCCTACACCCTGGAGCTGCTGGCGCTGCGGCGGATGCCCACCGCCACCTTCGCGGTCCTGATGAGCCTCGGCCCGGCCATCGCCACGCTCGCCGGGTGGCTGGTGCTGCGGCAGGCGCTGACCCTGCTCGAATGTGCCGCCATCGTGCTGGTCATCGCGGCCAGCATCGGCGCGGTACGGGTCAACGCAACAACCGCACGGCGCCCGGCACGGCGCTGA
- a CDS encoding diacylglycerol kinase family protein encodes MLPVTADDHLPGPVAVLANPTAGRGRHRALLPRLLDGLAAAGRPIRLLSASGPAEAEAACRAAVADGAGALVAIGGDGTVHRALQAVAGTEVPFGSIPAGTGNDFALDTGFPADPLVAADVIASALRDGRGHAVDLARMVGVGGTERWYGAVLAAGFDAIVNERANRMRWPRGPRRYDLAILVELARLRPRRYTLRLDGVPHELDAVLVAVGNCPTYGGGMRICPDADPTDGLLDVVVAGRVNRRTLIRVKPRIYQGTHVSHPLVRSFRARTVELTAEGITTYADGERSLDLPVTISAVPGAVRLLR; translated from the coding sequence GTGCTGCCCGTGACCGCAGACGATCACCTGCCGGGCCCGGTCGCCGTGCTCGCCAACCCGACCGCTGGTCGGGGACGGCACCGCGCCCTGCTGCCTCGGCTGCTGGACGGGTTGGCCGCCGCAGGCCGGCCGATCCGGTTGCTGTCGGCGTCCGGCCCTGCCGAGGCGGAGGCGGCCTGCCGTGCGGCGGTAGCCGATGGTGCCGGCGCCCTGGTGGCGATCGGCGGGGACGGCACCGTGCACCGGGCGCTGCAGGCGGTCGCCGGCACCGAGGTGCCGTTCGGTTCGATCCCCGCCGGCACCGGCAACGACTTCGCGTTGGACACCGGTTTCCCGGCCGATCCGCTGGTGGCGGCGGACGTGATCGCGTCAGCGCTGCGCGACGGTCGCGGCCACGCCGTCGACCTGGCCCGAATGGTCGGCGTCGGTGGCACCGAGCGTTGGTACGGGGCGGTCCTCGCGGCCGGGTTCGACGCGATCGTCAACGAGCGGGCCAACCGGATGCGCTGGCCGCGTGGCCCGCGCCGCTACGACCTGGCGATCCTGGTCGAGTTGGCCCGTCTTCGGCCCCGCCGCTACACGCTGCGCCTCGACGGGGTGCCGCACGAGTTGGACGCGGTGCTGGTGGCGGTGGGCAACTGTCCGACGTACGGCGGCGGGATGCGGATCTGTCCGGACGCCGACCCGACCGACGGGCTGCTCGACGTGGTGGTGGCGGGTCGGGTCAACCGGCGGACCCTGATCCGGGTGAAGCCGCGCATCTATCAGGGCACCCACGTCAGTCACCCGCTCGTGCGCAGTTTCCGTGCCCGCACGGTGGAGCTGACCGCCGAGGGCATCACCACGTACGCCGACGGGGAACGCTCCCTGGACCTGCCGGTGACGATCAGCGCCGTGCCGGGCGCCGTGCGGTTGTTGCGTTGA
- a CDS encoding HAD family hydrolase yields MPDHAEPPQTRPPGSAEAAAAPRASRRPVKAVLFDFHGTLAQVEEPRQWVLEAAAACGVTLDRVRATSLADRLLTAGRAGGPPPARVPPRLAELWADRDLYQHAHRGAYTGLAETVDAGIEGFADALYERLLSAEGWLPYADTAPTLTALRAAGVPVAVVSNIGFDLRPHFDAWGLTDLVDAFVLSYEVGRCKPDPAIFWRACGMLGVDPEQTLMVGDTPADAGAVTAGCAVLVLPAADPGRENGLGAVLDLALPG; encoded by the coding sequence GTGCCGGACCATGCCGAACCGCCCCAGACCCGTCCGCCGGGCAGTGCCGAGGCCGCCGCCGCTCCCCGGGCGTCCCGACGGCCCGTCAAGGCGGTGCTCTTCGACTTCCACGGCACCCTGGCCCAGGTGGAGGAGCCCCGGCAGTGGGTGCTGGAGGCCGCGGCGGCGTGCGGGGTCACCCTGGACCGGGTCCGCGCCACCTCGCTGGCCGACCGGCTGCTCACCGCCGGACGCGCCGGCGGGCCACCGCCGGCGCGGGTGCCGCCCCGGCTGGCCGAGTTGTGGGCCGACCGGGACCTCTACCAACACGCCCACCGAGGCGCGTACACCGGGCTGGCCGAGACCGTCGACGCGGGCATCGAGGGCTTCGCCGACGCGCTCTACGAGCGGTTGTTGAGCGCCGAGGGCTGGCTGCCGTACGCGGACACCGCGCCCACGCTGACCGCGCTGCGTGCCGCCGGGGTGCCGGTGGCGGTCGTCAGCAACATCGGCTTCGACCTGCGACCGCACTTCGACGCCTGGGGGTTGACCGACCTGGTCGACGCGTTCGTGCTCTCGTACGAGGTGGGGCGCTGCAAGCCCGACCCGGCGATCTTCTGGCGTGCCTGCGGGATGCTCGGCGTCGACCCGGAGCAGACGCTGATGGTCGGTGACACCCCGGCGGACGCGGGCGCGGTGACCGCCGGCTGCGCGGTGCTGGTGCTCCCGGCCGCAGACCCGGGTCGGGAGAACGGGCTGGGCGCCGTGCTCGATCTCGCCCTGCCGGGCTGA
- a CDS encoding MHYT domain-containing protein, translating into MAEINHFEYGWITPTLSYALSVLGSILGLVCAGRIRTARTSGQRVWWGLLSAWALGGTAIWAMHFMAMLGFAVDGTRIRYDVPLTVASTAIAVVAVGIGLAIVGTGQLNPVRLIAAGIFTGAGVASMHYTGMAAMRLNGSLGYDTLRVALSVVIAVVASTVALWLAMTVRRGLAIFASALVMGVAVNGMHFTGMSALSVHRHERVGEVTGANVSTLLVPIVLAVLFGVVGLLYALLAAPTDDDVAAAAYLDGRRVSEPAAATPIPAPDPVGLRARSTLGQPGTPFPSRRDTPPR; encoded by the coding sequence GTGGCGGAAATCAATCACTTTGAGTACGGGTGGATCACACCCACGCTGAGCTACGCGCTGTCCGTGCTCGGTTCGATCCTCGGGCTGGTCTGCGCGGGGCGTATCCGCACGGCGCGCACGAGCGGCCAGCGGGTCTGGTGGGGCCTTCTGTCCGCCTGGGCTCTGGGTGGCACCGCCATCTGGGCGATGCACTTCATGGCCATGCTCGGCTTCGCCGTCGACGGCACCCGGATCCGCTACGACGTGCCGCTGACCGTCGCCAGTACGGCCATCGCCGTGGTGGCGGTCGGTATCGGCCTGGCCATCGTTGGCACTGGCCAACTGAACCCGGTACGACTGATCGCCGCTGGCATCTTCACCGGTGCCGGTGTGGCCTCCATGCACTACACCGGGATGGCGGCGATGCGCCTCAACGGCAGCCTCGGCTACGACACCCTCCGGGTCGCGCTCTCGGTGGTCATCGCTGTCGTGGCGTCCACCGTCGCGCTGTGGCTCGCGATGACCGTCCGCCGGGGGTTGGCGATCTTCGCCTCCGCGCTGGTCATGGGCGTCGCCGTGAACGGCATGCACTTCACCGGCATGAGCGCGTTGTCGGTGCACCGCCACGAACGTGTGGGTGAGGTGACCGGCGCCAATGTGAGCACGCTGCTGGTGCCGATCGTGCTGGCAGTGCTCTTCGGGGTGGTCGGTCTGCTCTATGCGCTGCTCGCCGCCCCGACCGACGACGATGTGGCCGCCGCCGCCTACCTGGACGGGCGGCGGGTCTCGGAGCCGGCAGCCGCGACACCCATCCCTGCCCCGGACCCGGTCGGCCTGCGCGCCCGCTCCACCCTCGGTCAGCCGGGTACGCCGTTCCCGTCCCGCCGGGACACGCCGCCCCGCTGA
- a CDS encoding endonuclease/exonuclease/phosphatase family protein translates to MADRSYRFLRRALAVGCLIAAAGLPAVPSVAVSTDTVETPEPTVLRVLQMNLCNSGRAGCYTGRAVATAAEVISAEAPDVVTLNEICQGDVTALTRVFEAVHTDRTVVSAFQAAGDRPSGGDTRCRNGQSYGIGLLTHVEAPGSPRALYRGIHPTQDLADPEERAWLCVNVDGVVLACTTHLAATSYRVALAQCGHLVDTILPTISRSTGYEPIVLSGDFNLRAGGSPTVRSCERPSYQRIDDGRLQHIVATTDITLCCRRSVPMHGATDHPGLLATLTIDRSRPGRPPA, encoded by the coding sequence ATGGCCGACCGTTCGTACCGATTCCTACGTCGAGCCCTTGCCGTCGGCTGCCTGATCGCCGCCGCCGGACTGCCGGCCGTACCGTCGGTGGCCGTCTCCACCGACACCGTGGAGACGCCCGAACCCACGGTCCTGCGGGTGCTCCAGATGAACCTCTGCAACAGCGGCCGCGCCGGCTGCTACACCGGCCGGGCGGTGGCCACAGCCGCCGAGGTGATCAGCGCCGAGGCACCCGATGTGGTCACTCTCAACGAGATCTGCCAGGGCGACGTCACCGCCCTGACGCGCGTGTTCGAAGCCGTCCACACTGATCGGACCGTCGTGTCCGCGTTCCAGGCCGCCGGCGACCGCCCCAGCGGCGGCGACACCCGGTGCCGCAACGGCCAGTCGTACGGCATCGGGCTGCTGACCCACGTGGAGGCGCCGGGCAGCCCACGCGCCCTGTACCGCGGAATCCACCCGACGCAGGACCTCGCGGACCCCGAGGAACGAGCCTGGCTCTGCGTCAACGTCGACGGCGTCGTGCTGGCCTGCACCACGCACCTGGCCGCCACCAGTTACCGTGTCGCGCTCGCCCAGTGCGGCCACCTGGTGGACACCATCCTGCCGACGATCAGCAGAAGCACGGGATACGAGCCCATCGTGCTGAGCGGCGACTTCAACCTTCGGGCCGGCGGCAGTCCCACCGTGCGGTCGTGTGAACGGCCGAGCTATCAGCGGATCGACGACGGCAGACTGCAACACATCGTGGCGACAACCGACATCACGCTCTGTTGCCGCAGGTCGGTGCCCATGCACGGGGCGACCGACCACCCCGGGCTGCTGGCCACCCTCACCATCGATCGCAGCCGTCCCGGTCGCCCGCCGGCCTGA
- a CDS encoding SMP-30/gluconolactonase/LRE family protein, whose translation MNRPLRRTLGVALTAALLTSGAVAPAQAHPGGRLPTVLALPDGFSPEGIATAGRYAYFGSRTTGAIQRVDLVTGRDTRIGAPTGTPSLGLKVDPRGRLFVAGGTAGDARVLDTRTGDVLARYQFATAPTFVNDVILTRDAAYFTDSNRPVLYRLPLGRGGALPPADGFTTIALTGAYEQVGTGVNLNGIATTPDGRALIVVQSNTGTLYRVDPATGATTAVDVPGYTFTNGDGLLLLGRTLYVVQNRLNQIAVVTLNRAGTTGTVTGTITDPNFDVPTTVAEALGRLYLPNGRFTTPPTPTTPYTAVAVRTH comes from the coding sequence GTGAACCGACCCCTCCGGAGGACGCTCGGCGTCGCCCTGACCGCCGCCCTCCTGACCTCCGGCGCCGTCGCCCCCGCGCAGGCGCACCCCGGAGGGCGGCTGCCCACCGTCCTCGCCCTGCCCGACGGGTTCTCGCCCGAGGGCATCGCCACCGCCGGCCGGTACGCGTACTTCGGCTCCCGCACCACCGGCGCAATCCAGCGGGTCGACCTGGTCACCGGCCGGGACACCAGGATCGGCGCACCCACCGGCACCCCGTCGCTCGGTCTCAAGGTCGACCCGAGAGGCCGGCTCTTCGTCGCCGGCGGTACCGCCGGCGACGCCCGTGTGCTCGACACCCGCACCGGCGATGTGCTGGCGCGCTACCAGTTCGCCACCGCTCCGACGTTCGTCAACGACGTCATCCTGACCCGCGACGCCGCGTACTTCACCGACTCCAACCGCCCGGTGCTCTATCGGCTGCCACTCGGCCGTGGCGGCGCGCTGCCGCCCGCCGACGGCTTCACCACCATCGCGCTGACCGGCGCGTACGAGCAGGTCGGCACCGGCGTGAACCTCAACGGCATCGCCACCACACCGGACGGAAGGGCGCTGATCGTCGTCCAGTCCAACACCGGGACGCTGTACCGGGTCGACCCGGCAACCGGCGCGACCACCGCCGTGGACGTGCCCGGCTACACCTTCACCAACGGCGACGGGCTGCTGCTGCTCGGCCGCACCCTCTACGTCGTGCAGAACCGCCTCAACCAGATCGCGGTGGTCACGCTGAACCGCGCCGGCACCACGGGAACGGTCACGGGCACCATCACCGACCCCAACTTCGACGTGCCCACCACCGTCGCCGAGGCGCTGGGCCGGCTCTACCTGCCCAACGGCCGCTTCACCACGCCACCTACCCCGACCACCCCGTACACGGCCGTCGCGGTCCGCACCCACTGA
- a CDS encoding DEAD/DEAH box helicase, translating to MSSPAERYTAARRRAAQAAEFPALDEFALDLGFELDDFQREACQSLERGSGVLVCAPTGAGKTVVGEFAVHLALRGRPDDPVPADDAATRPPRRKCFYTTPIKALSNQKYHDLVARYGAEQVGLLTGDNAINGDAPVVVMTTEVLRNMLYAGSSTLQGLAYVVMDEVHYLADRFRGGVWEEVIIHLPPSVTLVSLSATVSNAEEFADWLVTVRGETAVVVSEHRPVPLWQHMLVGKRMFDLFHDADAARKHDVHPELLRYTRETARRLELGEGRSAGPGAGRRGPRWRGPLRPDIVDRLDREGLLPAILFIFSRAGCAAAVQQCLAAGLRLTSPEERTEIRRVVESRVTAIPGEDLSVLGYWEWLDGLERGLAAHHAGMLPVFKEIVEELFVRGLVKAVFATETLALGINMPARCVVLERLVKYNGEAHVDLTPGEYTQLTGRAGRRGIDVEGHAVVVWSPETDPRQVAGLASTRTYPLRSSFRPSYNMAVNLVGTVGAEPARALLESSFAQFQADRSVVGLARQVQRNTESIEAYGVEAACHHGDFDEYFALRVAIADREKAIARQGQTQRKAAAVTSLERLRVGDVIRVPAGRRAGLAVVLDPATGGFGEPRPLVLTQDRWAGRVSPGDFTTPAEVLARIRVPKHFNHRSPAARRDLAAEVSGTGLDRHGGRRGGRSRQVTGEDHRLTQLRTEMRNHPCHACPEREDHARWAERRRRLEGDTEELRERVSGRTGSLARTFDRIVALLTERGYLARDGAVTDAGRMLGRIWTEADLLVAECLRRGVWNGLSPAELAAAVSVVVFEARRDVDERASLPRGPVADAVDETLKLWGEIEADEAARGLTATREPDLGFAWPVYRWARGEALAKVLGSGHEIDGEMPAGDFVRWARQVVDLLGQLADSGGASPELRSTARQAIAAVNRGVLAYHTTA from the coding sequence ATGTCGAGCCCCGCCGAGCGGTACACAGCGGCGCGCCGCCGGGCCGCGCAGGCCGCAGAGTTTCCGGCGTTGGACGAGTTCGCCCTTGACCTGGGGTTCGAGCTCGACGATTTCCAGCGGGAGGCGTGTCAGTCGCTGGAGCGGGGCAGCGGCGTGTTGGTCTGCGCCCCCACCGGGGCCGGTAAGACCGTGGTCGGGGAGTTCGCCGTCCACCTGGCGCTGCGCGGGCGGCCCGACGACCCGGTGCCCGCCGACGACGCGGCGACCCGGCCGCCCCGGCGCAAGTGCTTCTACACCACGCCGATCAAGGCCTTGTCCAATCAGAAGTACCACGACCTGGTCGCCCGGTACGGCGCCGAGCAGGTTGGCCTGCTGACCGGCGACAACGCGATCAACGGTGACGCGCCGGTGGTGGTGATGACCACCGAGGTGCTGCGCAACATGCTCTATGCGGGCTCCAGCACCCTGCAGGGCCTGGCGTACGTGGTGATGGACGAGGTGCACTACCTGGCCGACCGGTTCCGCGGTGGGGTGTGGGAAGAGGTGATCATCCACCTGCCACCCTCGGTCACCCTGGTCTCGTTGTCGGCGACCGTGTCCAACGCCGAGGAGTTCGCCGACTGGCTGGTCACCGTGCGCGGCGAGACCGCCGTGGTGGTCAGTGAGCACCGGCCGGTGCCGTTGTGGCAGCACATGCTGGTCGGCAAGCGGATGTTCGACCTGTTCCACGACGCCGACGCCGCCCGCAAGCACGATGTGCATCCGGAGTTGCTGCGCTACACCCGTGAGACCGCGCGGCGGCTGGAGTTGGGCGAGGGACGCAGCGCGGGGCCTGGTGCCGGCCGGCGTGGCCCGCGCTGGCGGGGCCCGCTGCGCCCGGACATCGTCGACCGCCTGGACCGGGAGGGTCTGCTGCCGGCGATCCTTTTCATCTTCAGCCGGGCCGGTTGCGCCGCCGCGGTGCAGCAGTGTCTGGCCGCCGGGTTGCGGCTCACCTCGCCCGAGGAGCGGACCGAGATCCGTAGGGTCGTCGAGTCCCGGGTCACCGCCATTCCCGGCGAGGACCTGTCGGTGCTGGGGTACTGGGAGTGGCTCGACGGCCTGGAGCGTGGCCTGGCCGCTCACCACGCCGGCATGCTGCCGGTGTTCAAGGAGATCGTCGAGGAGTTGTTCGTCCGCGGCCTGGTCAAGGCGGTCTTCGCCACCGAGACCCTGGCGCTGGGGATCAACATGCCGGCCCGCTGCGTGGTCCTGGAACGGCTGGTGAAGTACAACGGCGAGGCGCACGTCGACCTGACCCCGGGGGAGTACACGCAGCTCACCGGGCGCGCGGGCCGCCGTGGCATCGACGTGGAGGGGCACGCCGTCGTGGTGTGGTCCCCGGAGACCGACCCACGGCAGGTGGCCGGGCTCGCCTCCACCCGCACCTACCCGCTGCGCTCCAGCTTCCGGCCCTCGTACAACATGGCGGTGAACCTCGTCGGCACGGTCGGCGCGGAGCCGGCCCGGGCTCTGTTGGAGTCCTCGTTCGCCCAGTTCCAGGCGGACCGGTCGGTGGTCGGCCTGGCCCGGCAGGTGCAGCGCAACACCGAGAGCATCGAGGCGTACGGCGTCGAAGCCGCCTGCCATCACGGCGACTTCGACGAGTACTTCGCGCTGCGGGTGGCGATCGCCGACCGGGAGAAGGCGATTGCCCGGCAGGGGCAGACCCAGCGCAAGGCCGCCGCGGTGACGTCGCTGGAGCGACTGCGGGTCGGCGACGTGATCCGGGTTCCGGCGGGCCGGCGGGCCGGGCTGGCCGTCGTGCTGGATCCGGCGACCGGTGGGTTCGGTGAGCCGCGGCCGCTGGTGCTCACCCAGGATCGCTGGGCCGGGCGGGTCAGTCCCGGCGACTTCACCACCCCCGCCGAGGTGCTGGCCCGGATCCGGGTGCCGAAGCACTTCAACCATCGGTCCCCGGCCGCCCGCCGGGATCTCGCCGCCGAGGTCAGCGGCACCGGCCTGGACCGGCACGGCGGCCGACGGGGTGGCCGTTCCCGGCAGGTGACCGGCGAGGACCACCGGCTCACCCAGCTCCGCACGGAGATGCGCAACCACCCCTGCCACGCGTGCCCGGAACGGGAGGACCACGCCCGCTGGGCGGAACGGCGTCGCCGGCTGGAAGGCGACACCGAGGAGTTGCGCGAGCGGGTCTCCGGGCGTACGGGGTCCCTCGCTCGGACGTTCGACCGGATCGTGGCGCTGCTGACCGAGCGGGGTTACCTTGCCCGCGACGGCGCGGTCACCGATGCCGGCCGGATGCTCGGCCGAATCTGGACCGAGGCGGACCTGCTGGTCGCCGAGTGCCTGCGCCGGGGAGTGTGGAACGGGCTGTCTCCGGCCGAGTTGGCCGCCGCGGTGTCCGTGGTGGTCTTCGAGGCGCGCCGTGACGTCGACGAGCGGGCGTCGCTGCCGCGCGGGCCGGTGGCCGACGCGGTGGACGAGACGCTGAAGCTGTGGGGGGAGATCGAGGCCGACGAGGCGGCGCGCGGGCTGACCGCGACCCGGGAGCCGGATCTCGGCTTCGCCTGGCCCGTCTACCGGTGGGCCCGGGGCGAGGCGCTGGCCAAGGTGCTCGGCAGCGGTCACGAGATCGACGGTGAGATGCCGGCCGGTGATTTCGTCCGGTGGGCGCGACAGGTCGTCGACCTGCTGGGTCAACTTGCCGACTCGGGCGGCGCGTCGCCCGAGCTGCGGTCGACCGCCCGGCAGGCGATCGCGGCCGTCAACCGGGGCGTACTGGCGTACCACACCACCGCCTGA
- the tatC gene encoding twin-arginine translocase subunit TatC, which translates to MAFALRKRGPSTFERAADGSMTLIEHVRELRNRLFRASVAIMIGFGLGLWLAKPVLHLLQQPYCDLPQARIVNGKCEFVQLGPADLFLLNLKVALWVGLIVAAPVWLYQLWAFIAPGLHRHERRYAYFFTAMAAPLFAAGAVLAYFVTAKGLEFLLSIADSEISTTLEITKYISFVTNLILLFGVAFEFPLLVLMLNFVGITSAKRLLSWWRVAIFVFFAFSAVVTPTPDPFGMTALAICLSALYFGAVGIAFLNDKRRGRGKEVYAGLDDDEVSPLEHDADPVVAGQRVDATAPIGVPDPIAAPAPIERRYDDMT; encoded by the coding sequence GTGGCCTTCGCACTGCGTAAACGCGGCCCGAGCACGTTCGAGCGGGCCGCCGACGGCTCGATGACGCTCATCGAGCACGTCCGCGAACTGCGCAACCGTCTGTTCCGCGCCTCCGTGGCTATCATGATCGGCTTCGGCCTCGGCCTCTGGCTGGCCAAGCCGGTGCTGCACCTGCTTCAGCAGCCCTACTGTGATCTGCCGCAGGCCAGGATTGTCAACGGCAAGTGTGAGTTCGTCCAGCTCGGGCCGGCCGACCTGTTCCTGCTCAACCTGAAGGTCGCGCTCTGGGTCGGGTTGATCGTCGCCGCGCCGGTCTGGCTCTACCAGCTCTGGGCGTTCATCGCGCCCGGGCTGCATCGGCACGAGCGGCGCTACGCCTACTTCTTCACCGCCATGGCCGCGCCGCTGTTCGCGGCCGGCGCGGTGCTGGCGTACTTCGTCACGGCGAAGGGCCTGGAGTTCCTGCTCAGCATCGCGGACAGCGAGATCAGCACAACGCTGGAGATCACCAAATACATCTCCTTCGTCACCAACCTGATCCTGCTGTTCGGTGTGGCGTTCGAGTTCCCGCTGCTGGTGCTGATGCTCAACTTCGTGGGCATCACCAGCGCGAAGCGGCTGCTCAGCTGGTGGCGAGTGGCGATCTTCGTGTTCTTCGCCTTCTCCGCCGTGGTCACCCCCACCCCGGACCCGTTCGGGATGACGGCTCTGGCGATCTGCCTCTCCGCGCTCTATTTCGGTGCGGTGGGCATCGCGTTCCTCAACGACAAACGGCGTGGGCGTGGCAAGGAGGTCTACGCCGGCCTCGACGACGACGAGGTGTCGCCGCTGGAGCACGACGCGGATCCGGTCGTGGCCGGGCAACGGGTCGACGCGACCGCGCCGATCGGCGTACCGGATCCGATCGCGGCACCGGCCCCGATCGAGCGGCGCTACGACGACATGACCTGA